A part of Microbacterium terregens genomic DNA contains:
- a CDS encoding potassium-transporting ATPase subunit F → MIFSVLAAALAVAAIVYLVIALVRPEKF, encoded by the coding sequence GTGATCTTCTCTGTCCTGGCCGCGGCTCTCGCCGTCGCCGCCATCGTCTACCTCGTGATCGCGCTCGTGCGACCAGAAAAGTTCTGA